CAGATCGCGATTATGTACATCCTACgcgtttaataaatttcttagtAGGCTTACGGGGTAAAAACGAAACAATGGCTATTGGTGGACCATGGAGTCCTTCTTTGGATGGTCCTAATCCTGAAAAGGACCCATCGGTATTGATTAGAACAGCAGTAAGGACCTGTAAAGCGCTCACGGGGATAGATCTATCCAGTTGCACTCAGTGGTACGATTCTCCAAATATTGATACtcttttctacctttattgctatcttaaatagaatttaaaGCACTACATCGAAAGAGCAACGTGATGCTATCTAGTATTTCTGCCCATTATTGTTCCATTATTCGCCGATACATTGTCAAGTTACTTCAGAAAAGATTAtcacaaaaattaaaaactcaTCGGTTGAAAATTTTGGACTCGTCGGCTCCGTCCAGCATTCCAtgttgtataaatgtataatacgcATATTCTTTGGATATAACggcatataatttaattatgttaAAGACGTGAGATAGAATGTTATAGTGTTAAGAAAGATCCGGCAGGTGTACCATCCGTGAAAGAAAGTAACTTCTAATGCGAGTTCTGAATTGATAACTAAGGTTGTAGCTCAATCTCTACAGAGGAGGTATGTATTTGTTCTATACACGACCGACCGATGGAGATTGCTGCACTGGATCCTGTATCGAGCACCCAGATGATATTCAAGCAGTCGTGGCAGACAAGATCATCACTATTGTTCTATGATCATTGTGACTCATTCAGTTGTGCTTTATCAAATGGTCTACAATGTGCGCTGTGTGTGGCTTTGTATGCAGTGCGTGGGCTTTACGAACAAGCGAACGAACACTTAGCATATAAGGCAAAGCTAAGCGGCATTAACCTGAGTTGACGTTTGGGTATTGTTTTTCCTTGCGGCACAGGTACCGTTTCCTGGAACTCTACTACAGACGTGCAGAAACTACCCACAAGTCGGGGCGAGTGGTGCCCTCTCGCGTTGAAACCGTCATACTATTTCTCCCAGATGTTTGGAGCTGTGTACCCACTAAATTGGAATGGGATGGTCTGCAACTCAGCTATAAGAAACAACTGGAGCGAAAATTGCTGCGTGCTGCCTCTAGTCCCGACGATTTGGATGCTGCCAATGAGACTGATGAGGCTGCCGTCGCTGATCAAAAGGCACTGCCAACATCATCCCATATTACTTTTacctttttattacattatataatcGTGCAACTGTTTTCCCCATTACTAAACTGGATTTTCAATATAGGCTGTACTTGCTCATTGATCCTATCGTCAAGTGTCTGTTCGTTTCTTgagcatttaactttttaatgttaatttagACCACCTAAatgactttttttttattgaatgtTGTCATACTATATAAGTAGTTAATTGCTGTATCaatatttcaacttttattatttcaatccATAAATATATATCAGTTTTATAAAATGACTCAGTAACATATGAATAATGTTGTGACATTGGTAAAATTTtaaatcgaataatttattatttatagatatacGCACATCATTCTTATATCACATTTTTAGTAGCATTAAGAGAACGGTTTATTATCtatgtaaaataatgtaatgTGCTTAATATAAAATTGACCTAATAGCTAATTGCTATAAAATCTTAAGATATCTTGATTATCAAAAGATTGTAAAGCAAAGAAAGTTAACATAACAAAAAAGATCAATGAGTAATGTATTGCAAGTATTCCCTTAGCCACTGGCAGTCACATTGCATTAACAAGAGAAGCAAGCAAGCCTAGCTCGGAGAAGAGCACAGCTGAGCCATTCCCTTTCCTGAAACCTTCACCATCATTGATAAATCattcaaaaatttcatttgataatCGTTATATACAACATTATTGATATTATCCATAACCTATCAACCACACAGACACCAGAGCCAGGACACTATGAGAATCTAGCAGTTACTTGAGTCATACTTGAAGGTCATCGTGAATGGAGAACCGTGTATATCATTAAATTGTGAGAGAGTGATGAAAGAATGAAGAGGGAGTGGTTTCGTTTCGTTATATAGGGGCTGCTTCTGTTTTGTAGTTTTCTATTCCGTTCTTTATTTCTATAACATAATGCACGAATTCTTTTTTTCAGGATGATCCAGTACCAGAGAAGAAGGATCCTACTCATTACTCTGAATTGGATCCAAAATCTATGAATGTTAGTTTCGATGTAATtgattataaatagttttatcgTTTAGTATGAATTTATACTCTATTGGTTTTATGCAGGTGAATGAACTAAGGCAAGAATTAGCAGCCCGTAATTTAAATTGCAAAGGTTTGAAATCGCAATTACTTGCAAGACTTATGAAAACAATAACGTCAGAACAAGCGAAAGAAGAGGGACGGCAAGATGATATAgacgaaaacgaaaaagatatcTCACCTCCaccgaaagaagaagaggataaAAAATTTAAGGATATTAAGGATGTAAGattctttatacatatatgtgtaattttgttttACCTACAAAACATtacagtaaaatataaataattaactttaTGTAACATTAATATGCAGCACGATGAAGATAAGAGAAAACTTTGTGAACGTGAACGTGCTGCTCTTGAAAAACGATATACTTTACCCGAATCATCTCATATTATTGTCCATCCATCCAGAATGGCCAAAAGTGGGAAATTTGACTGTACTGTCATGTCTTTGAGCGTTCTTTTAGATTATAGACCAGAAGATACAAaggtaattatttcttttttgttatacACAAAATATAAATCGCATACCTAGTgtcatataaataaacaaatataaaaatttatactttatcaccattttttttttattcaggaACATTCTTTTGAGGTATCACTTTTCGCAGAACTTTTTAACGAGATGTTAATGCGCGATTTTGGTTTCCGAATTTATCGAGCATTATGTAATTTGCCTGAAAAAccaaaagaaaaagacgaagatAAGAAGAAGGACAAAAAAGATGATAAAAGAGACGAGAAAAAAGATGATAAGAGAAAAGATGATGATAAGAGATGTAATAGGAAAGATGAAAGAAAGGATGACAAACGAAGAGAAGGAagcaaagataaaaaagatgaaaaagatgTAAAAAGTAAAACAGATGACAGGGAtcgggaaaaagaaaaaaatgatgacgacgatgatgatgaGGAAGATGAGTCtgatgtaattatttttaaacatattaaatatgtgtatgtatcttatgttttctataaaaatttatataacgaTTATATTTTATAGGATGATGATTCGATTAAGGATGGTAGAAGAGATAGGGAAAAAGatggaaggaaaaggaagataaaattgtatacacatgatccttatctcttactatctttcgtttatttcgatCAAACTCATTGTGGTTATATATTTGACAAAGATATAGAAGAACTTATTTATACTTTAGGACTGAATTTATCAAGAGCTCAAGTTCGTAAGTTAGTACAAAAGGTTGTAACAAGGGATTCTTTGCATTATCGTAAATTAACAGACAGGTCGAGGGAAGATGACataaaggaggaaaagaaagatgAGAAGGAAACTGATAAAACAGATTCTACTAAGGTAGACAGCGATGAAGAAATATTACGTTCATTAGCACTTGGTATATTTTAAATGTCATTTTAAGTTTTATCATATCCTAATAATTGAtacataacgtattaatattttattatttttgtacttcaggaaataaaaaattattacctGTGTTCGTTGGAAGTGGACCACCATCAAAAAGAGCACGTAGGGAAGATGCGCTTACGGAACAGTCTGAAGAATCAATTGTATCAGAAGGTTTTGTTATGTATAAAGGTTCTTTGTTAGATGTAGAAAAACTcgttagccagttacaaagatcAGAAAAAGCTCGGTTGGATACGGAAGAACGTTTAATGGAACTACAGCATGAGTTGTGCGTAGTAAATGAAAAATCAACAAAACAGGCAAACAACATCAAAGCCCTTTctgaagatttaaaaatatacaaagacaAATTAAGAAATACGGATGAAAAGCTTAGAAAAGTATCGGTGAGTGTATcactttttaatttgttttcttcctttctttctttctttctttttttttttttttttttttgttcttctaatgtaatatttcaaaaatatacttatatgATGTTTTTTCTGTACAGTCTGAATGTCATACATACCTTACAGCagtaaaaaatatgtatcataTAGCAGCAAAAATGATGCAGTCTGATACGAAAAAGGTGGAAATCGTAGAAATTCAGGATGAAAAATTTGGCGAGGTTAATGGATCGGAGGTTGAAACTAAATTTAAAACGGACACAAGATGGGGTGATAacaaaattccaataaaaaaggaATTCGCAGAAACGGATAAAGACAAGAAATGCGACAATAAAGTctcaattaaaaaagaaataatagattctgacaaagaaaagaaataaaacaagattacgttctttatttatcataaaaGATGTGAACGCACTTTTGTCAAATTCTAATGTATTAGTAACAAGGAAATTAAAAATGTGTTTAGTGATAAACAGCACAGGAGGTGAATGGGGCAAATTTACCCATATGAAAGTAAAACTGACTTTGAAGACTCTGTTTTATAACTTTTTTCACTCAGTGACAATATGTAGTAAACCTGTTTCTGTGGATATTACTTTAGAAGTAAGGAAGATTACGCGTTcaagtaatataaaaatgagtgatatgaaataatacaaatattagaaCGAATGATTAAACtgcaatttttcatataaatttgttGAATTTTATGCAAACAGATAAAATTCTTAGCATTTGAAATACTAATGTAACTTTGATTTGCCATAAAGTGCCAGGTATTGATAGACAGCTCTATATTGTGATTTCAGAATAAGTttacattgaaaattataattgtataataattaatatatctcTAAATTTTTACCATATTTCTGGGTAAATCTACATAATTGTCGACCAATTTCTTAAAACTTAGTAgtcctttttctctttattttgttTCGTGATAAACTGTGATTTATTCAGAAAAGATTTATTataatgcaatttttttttggtaaattatgtttaatataattgttagcgttgttgCTTTCATGTATGGATTATAGATCCTATAATCTTTATGTGACTGTATGTGGataatttaatgatatttatatagatGAATATCATTTTGTTTGACAATAGCAATGtatttgtattatgttataagtgtATTTATTGCTTTGTACACAGGAGATagtatgataaaataaaacttttatgcAATATGTATAACACCAACTGTAAGGTACACACTAATGATTAATTTATGGGATATCGTTAGCATTATTTTTCTCAAATTGCTTATGGAGTGAAACTTTGTCTTTTCTATACTGTAATTACTGTAAATACTTTCACAAAGACGGTACCTAAGAGTAATTTGAACACCAAAGTATCTGTAGAAAATGTAGTATCCAGTGGTCATaccattatacatatatataaactaaaataatttatttaaaaaagcagttgtaaaaaaattgcattacaattttttttatatatatctacggcttttattaatattatttattttaacataaattttaGCAAAATTTTCATGTTAATTATGACCTAATATGGTAGAAAGATGAGTGCTCATGATGTCCCCCATTTTGAACACACATTGCTCATTATATGAATATGACCTGAATGCATAAAATATAGGACACAATAATTTTCGAACACCGGTTGTCTTGTGTTCTATTAACAAATAGCCAAGGACactattttgtataaaataatctaCTGTAAAGACATTCTCttttatagtttattattacaaaattacatcCATGTCAAGAAATCATTAATGTGTTAAAGGTAAATTTATAGGTATGGAGCGGTAAACAAGGtgtatatgaagttataaacATTGTAAAATTCCTTGGCAAGTGATACTTTgaaatataacgagatacacgaacaaaataaattttaaacactcTATACGCTTTTTGTTTATACCTTTGCATATTTATTACTAAAAGATTTAGAACAATAATCATTTTATGCTACGTTTTATGAAcattttttgatattatatGTCCTAggtacattttgaaatttaattatatttaatttcgtaatattattatattctcgtAATATGGGTAAAATTTTATACACTTCTAGATAATAACGAATTCTTTTCAAAACAGATAGGACATAAAAAACTAAGAATgcattcaaatataattttatttatttattatcctaTCATATTTAGGGCCacagagaaaatatatttatacataagtataatatacaaattagaATAAGGTTTATCTACTACAGGCAAATTATCagtatttctatttaattacaaGTGAaagcttttttatttatatatgtatattactttgCAAATATTAAATAAGACAGATACTACTTACACTTTATTAAAGATCTTATAAGGTTGATTTGTGCCTGCCATATGTTTAATACTAAACATTCAAAGATGCTTAtgattaaattttacatttctaaGTATAATACTACCCCAATCGAGGAACAGCAGTACTTATAGTGacttattattttgttatatttaaatcattgtttaaagaaatttatgttTACTTGATAATCTAGTCATATAATAAGCTATAATCTAGTcatatttagtttattaaatacAAAGGAATTTCACATCATAGCAAAATCtttctatcaattttataaactttaataTTCTTGAAAAGCAATAATTACAATTgattaaaaagaaggaaattaaaattgatttaaCATTGCAAATGAATTGCAAGAAGATAGCTTGTGTTTATACACAAATTTGCAAGCCATtcataatttgttaattaactaatatttttattttgtaatgatttcaaaatattacaaattgttACATTTCTGTTGAATTCAATGCACAAAGATACATCTTGCTAAAAAGTTGTTTCTTtcctaaaaatattttgtaaaatatgagGGAATGTAAAAATGCTAGCATTGTAGATAGGTCTGTTGCAAATACGTATAACACATTTCCATATTAAATGGGTGTTATCATTTTAAGtccttaataatttatttccttcTTAAATACACCACATCTTAGGAGTGTTTTCAATTGGAAGATATATAGGTTAATATAGAAAAAGCATATGTACATTGAAGTAATATtaagttaaaaaaaattatactgtatgtttatgttaatttatgaaataaaattatacggaAGTTAATGAAGTTCCAGCAAAAATGGGTAGAGATATGTAAACACAAATTTCTCAGATTTTACATAAATCTATTTGTACTATCacatagaatattaaataatagagAGAGAactgaaaatttgataaatgaTTGATAATACAAAACAGAATACAAAATACCgaaattttttcattaaataataatattacagaTATTAAAGATGAGAAAGACAGTTagtgataaaaaaaatacaaagtttGTATTTTCCCTTAACAAAACTTTTACTTTAGAGATCAGCAAATAACTTCAtcttaaatttagaaaaatgatttttaataaagttatcTTTATTATTAGATCAAGTATACTCAATAAAAGGTTTTGTTCAATCATTCCAAGAGaaacatattaataattaaattaatcaaaacATCCGTAATTATTTTAGAAGTAACATTATTTTGTAGTAGTCAGTCTGTAgctttaaaaatattctgtctACTGcaatatgtttttatatatatatatattgatattttcCTGTCTTTCATTATGAAGGTGACATATATTAAATTCAGTATTGTTtgcatataaaaaattgttttatgcccttaatttctttttattattatagcattttacaaattaaagaacaaataaaaaaatgtacaatatatatacgAGATATTTAGCATCTCCTGATgtcaaataattttgaaaataaattttttgtttttaatgaaaCAATATGATATGCATATCATCGTatgattaatttattatgaACCAAACTCTATAAAATTGTTACATGCTTACCAATCATTTATAGCGATACTTATtgtcttatttattatatttatattagttaCATTGTCATTTCataactttcttttttcttcttaactAATCACatgaaaaaatgattttataatcaCTTTACATTTTTGTTCGATGAATCAGGAGACTCTAAATATTAGAtctaaattaaattgtaaattaaaaaaatgtaatagcaCCAAATATAATCTTACAAATCAGCTATGGAATAAATTATAAGTAACATAAGTCGTaaaaaaaaatctacaaaattatCCTGATTTTGATAATGCTAGTTTACTGTTGACATCAGGGTCGATTAAAGGCTATTATTTGAcatcaaatatttgtacatcaaataaaaaataatgtaaaaagatTAAgttttttcgttaaaaattttgcAATCAAGATCAAtgtttgttatatttaaaatcaaaGCTTTTATGCCTATATAAGACATAAATTGTTACAATGATTAATCCTTTATCTTGTGTTTCTACTCTAAGTACAATAGTTGTAAAAGAATATAATGTacactttaaaaatattacactacAATATTACACTGTAATGTAATTAACATATGCTGTAATGGCAATAGTATTGCACTATAGTATACACTGTATGTAATATACATGCAGTATAACCACATATGTAATAAATTACTGTACAATGCTATAGCATACACCATATGTAGTATACATATAGTGTAATTACGATAATTTCACAAGACATAGATAATATGTTTTGTATGTATTTGCTGCATTTAAGTGTACTTTAAGTATTCATTTTTAAGatatcaaaatgaaaaataaaagctgCAGAATTCACATATTTCTTTAACGATTAAAGCTTTCATAGACAACTATTGTCAATTATCATGaacataaataaatacgtaataTAACTTTTGCATCCAATAAAAATGTGACTAATGCTCACATGAGATCTCATAAGAGTGTACGCAACAAGATAAACGGATACTTTTTACAATATCACAAACATTACTCAAAGTATTCTCTAAATGAAAGTTAAAGCTATACATCGATATAATGAATGTATACCTTTAAACCTAGTCAGATAgaaagtaattaataatttacaatgtGTACAACTCAATGATCTTGTTGAAATGTCGTAGAATACATGGTGATAGTTTCTATATGCGATGTGAGAAAATCAAATGAAACGTGAACTTTAAATGATAGGAACTTATGAATTGCCCTTAACTCTCAACATATAATTTGTACAttgtttttgcagtttacgcgtAACGAACGCTAACAATTTTCTGGTTATTCTGAAACTACGataaaaaattttgcaaaatgatAACGAAGTATCTTTTTCAATGCTgaaactaaaaaagaaaatgcaCCTAGATTACATATAGTTATCACATAGTAGCAACATGCCTGCTACGAATCGGCGGCAATAATTTCATTTagctataaataaaattatcaagcTATCTGAGCAGATCTTCGCGATCACGCGAATATGAACTAAAATTCCTGTTTAAAATCAAGTAGTTACGTATTGTGCGGTCGGCCTGTTGTAGTTAAGGTCCTCGCTGACCGTGGTATTAGAGTCGATGTCGCAGGTTTTCTAGCCGTCGGAATAGACGATTTCACGGCATTCTCTTCCCTTTTTACGTCATGTTGTTCTTTGTCGTTCGATTCGGTGGACTTGGTGTCTTTCGGTTTGATAGTTTTCTTGTTCGAAGGGCTTTCTGCCGTCAATTTATCCGTATGCCCATTTTGACGATGCGAAGTTTCCTCTTGACGACATTTTATTGTACGTGGTATACGATCGGTTGACTTACGTGGGCTTCTGTTACCGTTAAGCTCTCCGAGCAATGGAGGACGCTGTCGATCCCCAGAATCACTCCATCTGCAAGTAAAACGATCAATCTCAGcgacatttacatattttcatattaatttgtCAGGTTGATGCAGAAAATTCTTATGACCATATAtgcaattgtaatattttacgtGCACGAGTGCATATACGTTtgtatacgtgtgtatatacgtatatgtataaggCATACGCTCGTTGCGGCTACCAGTGTTTCTCTTGCAAGTAACAGATTtgtgagaaaaatataaaacgacaAAATtcgttattctttttatatataatagcaaattaatacataattattattcatagtactatatatcgctaCAGCATTAACAGAAATGTATAAGAATTTTTGCAGCAACTTGATCCTTTTAGCTCATGATACAATTGCTAAcgaattttatacttttttttttctttttttacaaaagGTAAACTTTTGAAAGCcatatttatttgtatcttcgataatttttattcaacgaATAGATCGAATGTTAAACGCGTTGAAAGAGAATGATTCGAAATTATATGTGAAGATGAAACTCACCCCACACAGCTATCAAACGCAGCATGAAACATTATTAATTGTAAATCTATTATAATCTCAAAAGAGtattttaagaaaatgaatAATGAGTAATTTTCAACTgatcatatatatttatctatttgtaTTACATGCTAGGAGAGTTAGTATGCCATGAAAGTTAGAACAGTATTACACAGATACTCTGAAAgcaaattacatattttatacgatGTACCATTAAAGTTGTATTTCGAACTgttgaaacattaaaatttgttaGTTAAAGTACTTCGAACTTTGCGTTCAGACAGGGCTTGCAATCGAATCAAATTATCGGTACGTGtctcttttaattattaatataagtaaaaatttaCAGATCAACGTTATTTCGATTTAAAGAAGTATCCAAGAGACTATTGTCTTCCTATTCTTAAACGGCGAAACGCACGAACATTATACATTCCACGCGCAAACTTATgcatattatttttgtttcttgttttataaaaaagaagtatatactttttgctgatatctGTTACTAAAGATTCACAAGTAAATGTAACAATATTTctgaatattaatttctatttactCGTTCAACATGCACTGATATATtcattaaagaaaattattctaaCATAGGTAACCGATTAAATTATCGATATCGGCAGAAGAATATACGCGTACCACTTACAATCGAATGCTACGATAGAATCGTTCGCCATAAAATTAAAACCGAACTTTAAAACACCAATTTTACAATGAACCTTTCAGCTTCGACGAATCTTTTCGAAATACATCATCGATAATAGCAAGAAGATTCGGTCACAAACCCTGACGCAAGACAAAATGTTACCAAACGCAGTCGAacgttgttttatattagtttacgTTTGTAGTAGGCATGGAAAATACATAATAGAATAGAATTAGCACGAAACGAAAGTAAAAGCAAAAGATTATTATCACACTTGTGCATGCAAAAGGAACGAGAGAAGTGTTAGAATTGAATGATCAAACAAGTGATCCTAATGTAAAAAAGATGCACGAATATAAGGGCGTTTAATGCAGAGAGTAGCAAATATCCCAATATTAAGTCACATAAACTGACCGACTCTACCTTCCCGATCCTGAAGCTGTCTCACATGGAATCATCGGAGAAGGGTAATGACCAGGGCAGCAAAAACAACATGTTATTTATCACAAACTTCGTGACGTCACAcgtgaaaattatttatgatatttgcATACGCTGTAAACTTatctacgtacatatgtatatctaatTTCTCACTGTAAATAATGTttaaacgtataaatgtattttttgatACAAATGTACTTTTGGTACAAATAGGATTAgttattatctttatatatataaataatcaaaATGAGAAGCTTAAAAACGAATCTTCTGAAAAATGAAGTCTCGTACAAAAGTATTTCATTTCGCGTTTTAGACGTATTTTTCTACCTGCGATCGCTATGTTCCTAGTTGTACCATAATCGTTGTTGCGTTTCATACGAACAtgatttctttcatttatcGTATTACGCGCGTTGCCGTGTCTCGTGTGAAACAGGATGTTGTATATAATGTAGGAATCTTTTCATCCAAAATATCTAATGACTCTGCTTTCTTTCTAACAACATTCCGTACGATACAatctgtatacatatacagttTGTACTTTTGTCGAAAAAGGTTGAGGAAAGACTTTGAGAACTTTGGATACAGTACTCGTGGAAACGAGCAAAAAGATCTTGGCAAACATGGGTCGAAGAAGCATTTGTTTCGCAGTTACGAGACTTTTTTGTCGGTGAGACATTACCTCTGCGACATATGTTCAATACGCTCTCCGATCATTTCGACACACGCTTTTCGACACGTTTTCTCATAGAAGCACAAGCGCGTCGATCCTCGGCGTTTGTCTTATCTCTTGGCAGGATTTTTCGATTCGCCGTATTGATTCGTTCAACGAAGCAACTGGTTTACCCTATACGCTCTATTTCTATGCAGCAAACAAGTACTTTTACACGCAACTGCGAAGGTAAATGATTTTTGAACCCACGTTTATTAGGATTTTTTGATGGGCGTGGAAATAAGTTCTTTCCGACAGGCTTCACGCTGGTTATACAGAAATTTTATACacaaaaaaacaaataaacaaaaaaaaaaaaaaaaagaaaaaaacagagaagaataaaaatctTTACAGCTGATAATAACACCGAGAATATCTTTTTGCTTAGTTTGACGAGCACTACGCGTCGTCAAAGTTCTTCCGCGACCCTTTTTACACACCCTGTATATGTCTGTGTTCATTAAAACATTGTTTCGATGCTAATACATGTACCCAGCTACTTGTAATTAATTCTCGTTAATGGACGGTTTTACTACTTTAGTCTTCCATCTAACACGACTTGGAACTTGGAACAAATTTATAGACATATTTATGCGATTAACAAGAGATAACGTACTATTATCTTAAATCTCCTAATTTATGTATTCTGAAGGGGGGGGGGAAGACATGGGAAAAATCCGTAGGAACTTAAAACTTAGGTACCACGATGTTATCTTTCGGCGAGAAATACCGATTACGACTATTATAATTgcgt
This DNA window, taken from Bombus terrestris chromosome 3, iyBomTerr1.2, whole genome shotgun sequence, encodes the following:
- the LOC100651179 gene encoding cell division cycle and apoptosis regulator protein 1, with protein sequence MSNLSPFGGGKNPPWVRNAGQGIQNIQQQMLGQAMGSIGGQPMVQYQQQTQQVYQQSLGLQQPNITMASMATLGSNLPSGIAGQLYPQVATVSYPPPRALNTNAFQPSVAGVPQQVQQNVPSSSTKQRVFTGTVTQVYDNFGFVDEDVFFQTNACVKGSNPVVGDRVLVEASYNSSMPFKWSATRIQVLPMGNNNNNTNTQQNNQATRQQQQSQPQQNRTSGTYNAVPPPAENANNRFTTSATSANTASNRNKVGRVRERSPRERKNEEEEIERKRRREERIREREKKEERSPSRTRRSKSPRPRRRTRVVPRYMVQIPKIALDLPEADVLEIRRRYQNMYIPSDFFSTNFRWVDAFPPHMPFALNKPCSFHVMHKDVDPYVENSAVLEPSDADYLFSAKVMLISMPAMEEIYKRCCGVSEDRDPDRDYVHPTRLINFLVGLRGKNETMAIGGPWSPSLDGPNPEKDPSVLIRTAVRTCKALTGIDLSSCTQWYRFLELYYRRAETTHKSGRVVPSRVETVILFLPDVWSCVPTKLEWDGLQLSYKKQLERKLLRAASSPDDLDAANETDEAAVADQKDDPVPEKKDPTHYSELDPKSMNVNELRQELAARNLNCKGLKSQLLARLMKTITSEQAKEEGRQDDIDENEKDISPPPKEEEDKKFKDIKDHDEDKRKLCERERAALEKRYTLPESSHIIVHPSRMAKSGKFDCTVMSLSVLLDYRPEDTKEHSFEVSLFAELFNEMLMRDFGFRIYRALCNLPEKPKEKDEDKKKDKKDDKRDEKKDDKRKDDDKRCNRKDERKDDKRREGSKDKKDEKDVKSKTDDRDREKEKNDDDDDDEEDESDDDDSIKDGRRDREKDGRKRKIKLYTHDPYLLLSFVYFDQTHCGYIFDKDIEELIYTLGLNLSRAQVRKLVQKVVTRDSLHYRKLTDRSREDDIKEEKKDEKETDKTDSTKVDSDEEILRSLALGNKKLLPVFVGSGPPSKRARREDALTEQSEESIVSEGFVMYKGSLLDVEKLVSQLQRSEKARLDTEERLMELQHELCVVNEKSTKQANNIKALSEDLKIYKDKLRNTDEKLRKVSSECHTYLTAVKNMYHIAAKMMQSDTKKVEIVEIQDEKFGEVNGSEVETKFKTDTRWGDNKIPIKKEFAETDKDKKCDNKVSIKKEIIDSDKEKK